TGAATAAAATAACACACTTTTTGACAATAATATTGGGAAAAGAATAGTGCCTGATTATGTGGTCCTTGTacctagacacaagggcaaaATGAAGGCCCCATACCTGGGGAGTATAAATCCCTCTATTGATGTCCTTGTGCGCCTCTCATGATACAAGGGTCACACGACCAGGTAATGTTCTTCCTCCCATAATATTTTACCCTTGTTCTTGGTTATATTTAAGGAGAGGATTTTCTGAACAACTGGCATAGAGGATCTACATATCTAGAATGTGCTTTGAAATGATTTCGTAAATATGAGGGCAACAAggtcatttcattttatttttatgttctcATACTGttcaactaggggtgtcaattcgtggcccgacttGACggaaccgaccgtttatagagtGGCCCAACccaaacgtgtcgggcttgagcctgaCCAGTTTACAAACGATCGGTCTCACTCTtgatacttggaccgtcgggtgcCTGATCGAGATCGACCAATTAATACCCGATCAAGACCGGTCTATTTTGCACTGGCCTGGCCCGACCCGGTTGTAGGACACCTATTTTACCccatatgaaagagttaaaaataaaaaataaacaaagaaaccaaaaaggCAAAACCCTAGTCCGTAGTCGGTCTCCTTCTTCAACCTTCCTCTTCGTTTGACACTGCGCCGTGCCCGCCTTTGTGTTTCTCCATTGTCGTCGATTCGCCAGTCGCCAAGGCCAAGCAATCTTCATTTCTATTTGGCCGACAGTCGACTGTTGTTGGCGGTTGTGTTTCACCATTGTCGCCAACTCCAAGCACTCTTCGTATCAATTTGGCCGACTGTTATTGCGCCGGCAGCACCGCGGCTGTATTTCTCCATTGTTGCCAAGCATTTCTTCACTGTCTGCAAGGGGAAAAGTGAAACTTGGTTAGTGCTGCATTTCTAGGTACGTTTTTACTTGGATCTTCCATTTTCATTACCCTGTTCCTTGATTTTGCTGTTTTTGTATCTATATAAAACCGACATTGCTTAAATGAAAAAATCAACTAACTACATAAATTCTGGAATGGTATTGGATTCTCTTctacatctttttcttttctgcttcACCTTCGATGCGTGGTTTCAATTTCATCCCCTACCATCTAAACGAAATTGAGGTGCTCAAGTTAAGCGATTCCAAACTAAACCTCTCTGGACCCAATCTCGATCTCCTGCTGCTGTCGCCGCCGCCTGTTGAGTCCTCTCCCATTGTCCAGGGTTGTTCTCAGGGTGTATCTACACCTGTGGCGTCGAGACTCGAGACTCGAGAGAGAGGGTTGTGGACTCCATCCAAGTGAGCACAACACTGCACTCGAATCCACCGCCAACCAGCCCACTTCACTCTGGGGTTTCAAACATCGTCCGTCACAGCGTTGTTGCTCAGTCTTTTTAAAgaaggcccgtttaaaaaccggttacgcccgtttaacattaaacatgtccatggcccgattaaggcccgactaaaacccgattaaggcttgattttagtagcccgattatagcccaagACCGATTGACCGAATATAAAATGCACCATGTCCTCACTAAccaagcccgattagttaaatgggtgaaCACGGTGCAACCTTTAAAATTCTTCAAACCCGATTAAACCCGATCAAAATCGGATTGGCTCGACCGATTGATACCCCTTTGTTCAACGGTCACAAGCTCACAGGGGGAATAAatagataaagaaaaaagaaaaaagaaaaaacaaaggccAAAAGCCAAAAACCAAAAGCCAAAAGGTATGGCGCATCTGCATGTGTAATAAAGCTCCTCCACTGCACCCTAATCACccgccttaaaaaaaaaaaaaaaaaaactatagtcTCATTATTTCAACATTCTTTGCAATTCCAAAAGGATGATTCTGTAATTTCAATAAACGTTAGAGGGAAAAGAAAGCCAATGAGATTAATCTTTTTTTTCGGattgttcatatttttttggtttcagtttatgACCGTTTCATAAAACCCCAtatcgaaaccaaatcgataAGGGTTTGGTTTGAGttgattcaaattgaaccaCTTAGTTTTCATCCGTCCAACTGATTTGGGCTGTAGATCAATAATTATACCTTATTTTTattgcatcatttttttttataaataaaaaaatactacatgatagtgatcatagaCCCAATATTTTTACCATTGAAACCTCAATATGATTAGCAATGTTTTCAATAATACATAAGATCAACCAACGATAATAAAGTGTATCAACTCAAAACTATAATAATAATCAGCTCGAGCAATGATAAGGCAAAGCCTTCTTTTCATTAGGCTGTCAACCCGTTGGCACCTCTGTGGAGTTAGTTAATTGGTGGAGTACTGTGGTACAAAATGTTTACAGAACATTTGCATAAGAAATTTGCATGCatcgactctctctctcatgtacaaaacaaaaaaggagagGCAGAGGGTGGGGTCTGTAGTCTTTTTCAATAAGAACAAGCTGGGTGAATGAATCCATAGATATGGCCAAAAACTTTGTTTTCAGGGATGATATATAAAATTCTATTGTAGCCAGCCATGCACAGTAagaacccctctctctctctctttctctcaggTCCCCATTAATTATAAGCTAACAAGCTTTCCAAGAAGGGACCAACACAACCAATAATTGTGTATATCTGCAAGTCCTTTTGTTACGCTCATCCCATTTGGCTTATAATTTGCCACGTGTCACTTATTTTAGTGTCGGTGGTGACTAGATGCCTCGTCTTTTATCGCAGACATTTCACCAACAACTTTTGTAtgtgattgagagagagagatttgaacataggagaggagaaaattacaaaagaggTCCCACTTAACAAAAAGACTCATGAGGATCTTCAAATTTCACAACAGCCCTGAACCGTATTTGCTTGGTACAAAGGCTGCctgaatttccttttttttctcgttTTCTATTGTATTATGTTGGGCCATTTCGATTGATCCGGATCATGTTTGGATTGGTCCGAGTTGAATTGATCGATCCTAGTTGGCCCAATCGTATCCACAGCATGGATAATCTTCTGTTAAAATTCAATCATCCTCGAATTATAGAACCAATGACCCAACGCACAAAGAAGTTGTCCATCCCATTGCTTGATTTACTTGACTTTCTCCGTCAGTCTTCCTGAACAATGATTCACTTTTTACTCCAATTCTAATTCCATTTTATGGAAAGAGATAAGTATTGGAAAGTACAAAGCCTTCTTTGTATACGAGCCTTATTAAACTAACAAAATCCCACTTCTATAGCACTCCAATTACTTTATTACATTTGGACTACTAAAATATAGTAGACTCTAATcatggaaagggaaagcaaatattattaaattaatatttatatagTTGGCAGTGGAGTTGGCAGAAaaaacatatacatatataaataaaacaaagggaAGGAGTAtagtctagagagagagagagagagagagagagttggggaCTTGGGGTGAATGAAAGGTAAATTAGTTACCTTCTTCCGATAAAAGCAGAAGGAAAGGTCAAGATAAACACGAGACACGTGGGTTTAATGAATGCGTTCTCGACTCCTTCGCTTAGTTGCCTCACATTCCCTTCATTgtcctttcctctctctctctctaagctttttgcttttctctctctagaaacAGACACCAAATCAGAACCCCACCCTTCCTTTTCACGCTCCTCAATACGCCTTAACAGCACATTAATTGTTGAAGAGAACATAAAAAGGATACATGAGGTGCTTCACCTCACTTGGCATAATTAAACCATGTTTTGACATGTGAAATTAGAAATTAGTGACcctaataaaaatctaaaattcttAGCAATCACTTGTTATCATTTGGTACAAAAATGTCCTTAAGTGGGACCCCTTTGAGAAATCTCTCACACTCACAGATGAAACCCATCTTGCTGCCAGCCTGCCTGTATCATGCAAGAATCCTGAAAACTAGCATCTTgaaaacatgagagagagaagaaactgTTATCATATGAACATGATAGgcagaagggagaagggagaagggagaagagagaagagagaagaccAGAcccagaagaagaacaagaatcTCTTTTTATTGAAATAGAGCTACAAAGGTTATCTTAATTCTCTAACAATTGTATTGATTACAAGTGTGGGGGTGGTAGAGGGAagggagaaaataaaattaaataactatatTTCTACTAGAGTTCTTCAAAATTTGTATTTACTGTGAACAATCTCTATAAACAGAAGAGTCTTCAACGAATGAACATATTTCTTTACgaagaattgaatgaagatTTAAAAGATTATTATTCCCACGATGAACTAAAGGATAATTCGATGATTTCGAAAATTCAGAGGAATTAGACTTTCGACTCACGAACCAACTCGGATCGGGAATGGACTCGGTAGCTGTCATTACCTCTATGTTCTTCAACAATGAACTGTTCTGAACGAGTTGGTTCAAGATTGCCGACTCGGATACCGAACTCTTCCCCTTGCTTCTACTTTTGTGTTGGATTACAGCTCGAACGATCTCCGTCAACACTGCGTTCGATAAGCGTCTTACACCACGAGCTCCGCCTACGATCGCTGCCGGGTTCAATTGTTTTGACTCGCTCTGGTTGCGAGACTGAGTTTTGTCTGAGTTTTTCCGGCCGTGTCCTCTATGCGCAGTCTCCGTTGTCGTCCATAAATACACCGACTCGGCGCTTCGACTCCTGGCTCGGGCGAGTGCATCTCCGAGCACCACCACGTTTTTGATGTCCACCAACATAAGGTGTTTGAAGTTGCGCCGAACTCGCCCGAGAAGCATTGGATAAGTAGCCCACCTCCTTAGGCTCATTGGAACGTGATCTAAGAACCCGGCGAGCGAGTTCTCTGGGTCAAGTTCTGTGGACTCGAAACCCACTACCGAACCCCACCTCAACTCAGTGAACTCGTCTTCTCCGCCACCTCCCTCTGCTTCGCTCCAGTTTCCATGAATTCGCCTCCCCCACAATGGCTGCTGTTCCTGTCGGTCACCTGAATTTGATTTCACGAAGTGGGTCACATCGAAACCCGTGTCCAGGCTAGCCGAATTGTTGCTTTCTCTGTGAAGGCGAACGAGTTTCAAGAAGGAATCGTTTTCTTCCTGAATTACAGAAGTGGAATTTGAAGGAATTGAAGATGGGAAGATGAGCACAACATCTGATCTCGCAGTAAGACCCGAACGATGTAAAGTCCTGAGAAACAAGCGAAGCTCATCGTCTGTAGTGTCCTCGTCTAAATGCGCTACAAGAAGATCACTCATTGCTTGGGTTCCTCTCCTGAACAGAGTACCCATCCCCTGCAAAGCAACACTTGAAATTGGTCTCGAATCACTGTTTCTCTCCCAAATCTTGGAAACCCAGttcgaggaagaagaagaagaatatctCTTGGACTTAATTTTGGAGTTTCTCGAATCCTGAGAAAGCCATCTTCGTGGGAATGCAGAATTGGTGGAGGTAGGTTCGAAAGTACAGAGagtgaaaagaagaagagagacgaAGAGGAGAAGAGCACAAATTGAGAAAGTAGATTGGGCTCTACTGATGAGAAGGTTGCTTCTACTGCATCTGCTACTTGTTGACCTTGAGGATGATgaagacgaagaagatgagaatgaaaGCCGCCTCTTCTTGTCAACGTTCTTGTCATCGTCGttgtcctcttcaggaaagaaaactaaaagaaaccccaaaccccagcCATCACTGCCGCTCTTCGCCTTTGCTGAGatacccatctctctctctctctctacacacaCGCGCACACACTCAAAGAAGCGAAAGAACCCAAAGTGGAAACTAAAGAAGAGCCAAACTCACAAAGAAACCGCGTCAAAGACAGCGATTCAGCTAGTGtgggttaccaaaaaaaaaaaaattcagcaagtgtgcgTGTGTGATAGAGGGGGTAAATCGTAAAAAAAAACACGGCTTTGGATCTAGCGGTTCAAGTGGGTCTTGTTCCTCTTCTTAGGAACCAAGATTAGATATTCTTTTTGGATGGCGGATGGAAGGGAAGGACGACTTATTTCTGTACTATCTTTTTAGCTGCATTAAAGAGGAAATGCTGGTGATGCATCTGACACGTGTGAATAAAGAGAGACTGGACAGGTCAGACCCCATCTCACTCTCTTTAATTGGCCTAGAAAGCCTCTCCGCCTGCCTTTATGGCTCTTGTCCTCCACTTCACCCACTATCGTAAGTAATTGTATAATCTAGTACTTACGGATCTAAAGAAGTACGGGACCGACACAGCCTTACTGTCCACAAATCAGGAATCAAGATTCCCTGAAATGTTTCAGATATGTATTCACCGACGATATAGATTATCCATGTGGGGCCTTACTAGGACGATTTGGATACCTTGCACGTGCACCACGTGCCTCAAATTCCTTTCGgggtttatttaaaaaattaaagttaGTGAAAAAGCCCAAAATTAGGGGACTTAGATAGGATGATTTATTGAAATTAGGAATTAATCATAATAATTTCTCACGTTGATCGAGATTTATGGGATTTTAAGATTTTAAGAATCCAATAAAAGAGTGTGAAGAACTGATTCGAGTTGACACTGCTGATACCGATGAGCCACATTCTCACACGTAGTTATTAGAAAACAGAGCATCGGAATTtctgatttatgaaaattctctttttcttaatttttttgaagccgtttataaaataatattttctttgccAGTGGGACCCATTAAAATGTTGGTCGATTCTTATGGACTAAAATTCCCAAAACAAACCCATTTGTTTGAAACCAGACCGAACTGTTTGGTTGGGTTCAAAAATGAACCAGTTCCTTGTGGATTATGAATCACTCAGAACCATTTTATCATGTGTTTCCTAGGGTGGTGGCAAACAAGGTTTTAATTCACGGTATCAATGATGGTGCTGCTGATACGGACTGATCCATCGGCATTGGGGATGTATTGGTCTGatttcaattaaaattaaaatagaaaaagctACGTTCTTATTGTATCGGTTTATCTGTGTTTGATTATGTACCGGTATTGAGTCCTAATGATATGATATCGATACCTAGATCCATGGTGCCAAGTAGACCACCTTGAAAGTGGTCCTTCAGAACCTGGCTTGATTTGAAATTAAGACTAGTTAAAAGCAGTCCTAGCAGAGCTTTTGGTAGCCCTTGATTCGAAATTAAGGTGGTATTTATGATTTGCTTTTCCAATGTCTATCGTCAACTCAATCTGTCTAGTTGTACACACCTaagtatagtttttttttttgttaatatatTCGGACCAACTTATGTGTACTTTGCCTAATCCTTAGAGGGGTTAGTGCAATAATCCATCATtacgatctccacttaaattgtaGATATATAATTAGGGAAACAAACCTTCTAAACTAATGTAGCTCATTTAGCAAGGATTAACATCTCACACTTAAGAGATTATAAGTCGTCCTTCTCTGATGGTGGAGTCTAGCATTCACCCTCTCAAAAACAATTatcattaaaacaaaaaaggacACAAGGAATTATTGCCCTATCCCACAAAGGAAAAGGAAGTTAATAGTCTCTATCTCATATGACGGCAGGGGTTGCGTCCACCTCCCTTTCCTTAGTCAAGTGCTGGATAGGGATGATTCATGTGGTTGTCTCTCTCGGCTTCCCTGTCACGTCCAAACATATTCAAACTACTCTTGCATACCTCTTTTACCGATGTTAGATGATTCAATTTGGGAAATTATTGAGTACCACccttaaatttgaaaataatttgacgtaacccctaaaaatgaaaatattatctaTCGCACTCCTAATTTATAACACCGTTAATTGAAAGTGAGAAATatccattttacccttatacttaaACTCTAAAAAGAACTCATTTTTTTCCAAACCATTACATACTCTCTCTCAGCCACGACCTTAGCTGGGAGAGTAAACCGTTAGCAGCAGAAGGCCAAGTTGCAGGAAAGTTCCTGCAACTCGAATAACAGCAAATTTTTTTCGGGAGAGTGACGGTTAGAGCTCTGTAGAACAAGCAATCGACGTAAATCAAACTGTTGCCTCTGATTCACAACTCCCTTCCCCTTAACATCAACACAGCCATCAAGTTCAGCAGAACCCATCAATCCAAACCCACCCGATTCTCTCTTAGGCGATGAGTTTCTAATAGCAAAGCTATGAGATCTTCTATCGGCTTCGGTGATGGAGCTGCAAGAGGATTCTCCCTCGATCTCCTTAGGTTCATCAAAGCGGCCATTATCTCCCAATAATCTAACACCCAATTGGCATCCTTGTTCATTCTTCCCGATGGAATCAAATGGGAAGTGGGTCTTCACAGACATTTGAACAGAAGTGATCTTCTGAGTTGGGAAATCAAAAAGCAACATCTGCAAGAAGTCAAGCAAGTGCCAACCGAAGAAACCCAAGAATTTGGAAGCAAAGAAGCTAAGGACCGATCCACATAGCAGGAGAAGCGATAACCAAAGATCTAGAAAAGCTTCGAAGAGCTCACGAAACGTCCATGAATGAATTATCTGGGAAGGCATTTGTATAACCAATAGTAGTGTCCCTTTTTACAGATTTGGCCAAAAAGAGGGGAACGAATCAACTTCCGGCAACGGGCAATGGGAACCGCAGGCGGTTCTTCTCGAAAGCAATTGATGCCGCTGAGTGATCTCGCGGCCACCGGTAACTTTCATTTTGACCACTGGAAACTTTCATTcctgagaaaaaagaaaatcactgGTGAATCCAGAATTGAAGCGGTTGTCAATTTAGGGATTGTCATACTCTAATCTTTGCTTTACTAATTGGGGACGAAGGGCATTATAGTAACTTAACATACCCATAAGGGTAGATTGgccatttagcaaaaaaaatgcttgatgacatcatcacttagcGCCTTAAACCTAACAGAATGagttttttagatataattttgaaaaagtgaGGGGTCTACTAGACGTTATTTTCATTTTCAGGGGTTACgccaagttattttcaaatttagggGTGTACTGGACAATTTCCCATTCAATTTTCAAtctatttccaaaaaaaataaaaacaaatgaataaaacctaatttttcatttaaaatagTGATATGGCATATCTAACTATTGAATATCTTGGAAAAGGTCAAAATATGATGTATGTCGTCGAATTTCAACTTTAAATTTAATCTTTCATTTCCGTCATGTATTACCACTTGATAAACTTGGAttggtttgaaatttgacatgagtTGGGGACTTTGTGTcccacaaaatttcagccacATCTATCTGCCACGTGATCATAAAATTAGATGTCTATTACATAGATTCTTTCCTTAACGTTCATTTGAAAAATTGATCCAAAAATCATTGcattattctaattttttttttttttgaactacATGGCAGCTTAATTCCACTGACTAAGTTTCAGTTACAATTATCATCTATGGTTCGTAATAGATAGTAAAAGTTTTGCAATATGGGTATTTTAAGTGTTACATGGAAGATTGATGTGGTAATTTTAGTAATTGGATATTTAGGAAATTGTTTGgatttttcacatgtaaaatttcaCACTCAAATTTTATCACATACCTCTCTCATTTGTTTGACATGCATCAACTT
This is a stretch of genomic DNA from Macadamia integrifolia cultivar HAES 741 unplaced genomic scaffold, SCU_Mint_v3 scaffold1095, whole genome shotgun sequence. It encodes these proteins:
- the LOC122062722 gene encoding uncharacterized protein LOC122062722, whose amino-acid sequence is MGISAKAKSGSDGWGLGFLLVFFPEEDNDDDKNVDKKRRLSFSSSSSSSSSRSTSSRCSRSNLLISRAQSTFSICALLLFVSLLLFTLCTFEPTSTNSAFPRRWLSQDSRNSKIKSKRYSSSSSSNWVSKIWERNSDSRPISSVALQGMGTLFRRGTQAMSDLLVAHLDEDTTDDELRLFLRTLHRSGLTARSDVVLIFPSSIPSNSTSVIQEENDSFLKLVRLHRESNNSASLDTGFDVTHFVKSNSGDRQEQQPLWGRRIHGNWSEAEGGGGEDEFTELRWGSVVGFESTELDPENSLAGFLDHVPMSLRRWATYPMLLGRVRRNFKHLMLVDIKNVVVLGDALARARSRSAESVYLWTTTETAHRGHGRKNSDKTQSRNQSESKQLNPAAIVGGARGVRRLSNAVLTEIVRAVIQHKSRSKGKSSVSESAILNQLVQNSSLLKNIEVMTATESIPDPSWFVSRKSNSSEFSKSSNYPLVHRGNNNLLNLHSILRKEICSFVEDSSVYRDCSQ